ggtgatgatgttggcGATGAACGTCACCCAGACGATGGCCTCGGAAATAGCGGGCTGACAGATGTCTACATGTGACAGACTTCATGTTAGCAGCGGCAGATATTACAAGAGAGAGATACTTACTTCCAGGGTCTGGGTAGATCTGCCAGTACTTGTGGAATGGCCGACACGCTGCAAGAATGACGATGAAGCTTGCCAGGAAAGAGCCAATGACAAGCGCGAACCCGATCCAAACTGGAACGCGATAGCGGTGACCAAGGCCATTCTGAGGATGTCAGTGACTAGTCGAAAGATACAGTGGTCATATTGGAGTTCATACAGTGAGTCGGACGTAGAATGCCATCATGGACAGTTTCAAGGACCCGATCAAAGCCATATAAGTCGCCCAGCCCGCAACCTGGATTTTCGAGCCAACCACTCTATCGCGTTGGTATTAGCTTCCACGACGCTTTATTGGTCAACTGAGGTGTGACGCACCTTTGATAGTATTCCGGGCTCTCAGTCGAAAGTGTGGCCCTCTGGGCATCTGTCATTCCACTGTTCGCCAGGCCATGGGCCACACTGCTCACACTATATGCAAGAGCTGTCTGCGCCGTGTAGAATAACTTCCAGCAAATTAGCATTGGTCGAAGGTACGATGCAGTGGGAGGGCACGCACAATTCCGACCCATACCAAGTAGTCGTCGGCCGCGAATCGCTTCCATCCCACGGCTCTGTATCGTGCGTATGTTCTAAGCAGCGTTATAGCCACTCCAAAAGAATATAGCGTCCATAACTCCACCACAGCAGGACTGAGCATCTTGCGCAGCAAGCGTCGTCTCGTATCCCAAGGTGGTCCTTGTCGACATTTGTCAACAGCAGGTTTGGTAAAGAATAATGCCTGCTAGCGTGCCTGACGCCAGCGACAAAGTTCTCACTCCTGTTTCCATTCTTCACCCTCCATAACGCCATTAATCTATTGTAGCCGAGGAGAAATTGCAAACGAACCAACGGTTTCTATACTAAAAGAACGCTAGGGTCAGTTGGGGGCGCATAAGCCAATCGCCCGATCCCACTATAGTGTGTCCACCTAGACGAAGCTCCATATTAATCAATTACCGTTGCATCGTTCCGGCCGAAGGATGGATTACGTCCAACATGGGTTGACTGAAGAAATCGGGCAGAGTAAATTTGCGCAGACCGTTCCTCGCTTCCTCATTTTTATTCTCTCATTGAAAGGCAATTCCTGCCCAGCAGACATAAAGCGACCGAAAACAACGCAGCTGGCTATATGTGAACGGTGGGACATGACGGGATCGCATTGACAGATCCGACCGATGGCCCCGAGGCTTCCGGCAGGTTGAGCCCACAATGGGGCGATGGCTCTGGGTCTACAAACAAGACCCACTTTTATAGAGTAAAACATGCGCCAACGCACGATACAATTGCTTggtcaaaaagaaatagCAGCGCAAACTAGGCTACTCCAGGCTCGAATTCCGAGACCCATTATTCCATACCCCCTGAGCTAATCGCCAATGGTTCCTGCGGCTTCTACATAAGCGCTGCAGCCCGCTTGCAGGGTTGCTCGGCTGTGAGGCAGTAGAGTTTCTTGACTGGCATTCCAGAGCCCCTCGTCACCATGTACTTACTCAAGATGGAGGCCTTCACGGCCGTCGCCGTGTGGGCAATGACATCGGCCTGCCGCAGTGTTGCCCGCGATTGGGCAAATGGCCTGTGCCCGCGGGACGACGCCGATCTTCAGGAACTAGGAGCCAAGCTTTCCAGCACGGCTAAGGTGTACTTCCCTGGCTCATCTGAGTTTGAGGATGCATCTGCACGGTGGTCTACACTGGCCGAACCCAATGTAACCGTCGTGGTGGTTCCCGGCACCGAGAGCGATGTCGTGGAGACGGTAATCCTTCCTTAATGGCTGAAAGTAACAATAGCTGGTTGCTAACTATGTCATTGCTCAGGTGAAATTCGCCAACAAGAAAGACCTACCCTTCCTCGCATACAATGGCGCCCATGGAGCCCTTACCACCCTGGGCCAAATGACTCACGGCATTGAGATCTCCCTGAGTCAACTGAGTAGCGTGGAAgtcgccgatgatggcaAGACGGCTAAATTCGGTGGCGGAACCATCTCCAAGACTGTTACCGATGAGCTGTGGAAAGTTGACAAGCAGGCAGGCAAGTTTATAGGCTCTGTCATATTTCGGCCTGTCCAGAATGCTGACTTTCCGAAACAGTGACTGGAACCTGTGAGTGCGTCAGTCTTCTCGGACCGGCGCTCGGCGGCGGACACGGCTGGCTTCAAGGACACCACGGCCTTGCTTCAGACCAGTTCATCTCCATGAATGTTGTTCTTGCCAACGGAACCTTGATAACCGTTGACGAGAAGTCAGATCTCTGGTGGGCGATGAAGGGAGCAGGTCATAACTTTGGCATTGTCACCTCTCTTACTACTAAGATCTTTGACATTGAGCATCGCGATTGGGCTATCGAGACAATTACCTTCAGCGGTGATAAAGTCGAGGCTGTTTACCAGGCCGCCAATGACTATCTCTTGAAGAACGGCACACAGCCCGAGGGTGTCATCAACTGGTCCTACTGGATGAACGACGCGACTGCAGACCCTAACAACGTGAGTACATCAACGTATTAATGCGCCGAGCCATCCTCTGACCTCACCCTCTTAGCCTGTCATCGTCTTCTACATTATCCAGGAAGGAGTAACGACCGTGGACTCCAAGTACACCAAGCCCTTCCATGACATTGGCCCGCTATCCGTGGTGCCCGACAGCGGTACCTACAAGGACCTCGCTACCTGGACTGGCATTGccaactcctccatcccatGCCAGAAAGCCGGCTACTCCAACCCCCGTTTCCCCATCTATCTCGAATCGTATAACCCCCAGGCTCaaaagaagatctgggatATCTTCGCCCCGGCCATCCGCGGCAACTCGGTCTTCAACAATTCAATGTTCCAGTTCGAGGGCTACTCTACCCAGGGCGTTTACAACACTGACAGCCGCTCGAGTGCATTTGCCTTCCGCGGCGAGC
The sequence above is a segment of the Aspergillus oryzae RIB40 DNA, chromosome 3 genome. Coding sequences within it:
- a CDS encoding uncharacterized protein (predicted protein), which encodes MLSPAVVELWTLYSFGVAITLLRTYARYRAVGWKRFAADDYLVWVGISGWLENPGCGLGDLYGFDRVLETVHDGILRPTHFWIGFALVIGSFLASFIVILAACRPFHKYWQIYPDPGNICQPAISEAIVWVTFIANIITDPYLIFIPIPMLWKSSLKLIKKIATTIVLGAGVFVLVCATLKSVFLITVRPRYLSK
- a CDS encoding FAD-binding oxidoreductase (predicted protein); the protein is MEAFTAVAVWAMTSACRSVARDWANGLCPRDDADLQELGAKLSSTAKVYFPGSSEFEDASARWSTLAEPNVTVVVVPGTESDVVETVKFANKKDLPFLAYNGAHGALTTLGQMTHGIEISLSQLSSVEVADDGKTAKFGGGTISKTVTDELWKVDKQAGKFIGSCVSLLGPALGGGHGWLQGHHGLASDQFISMNVVLANGTLITVDEKSDLWWAMKGAGHNFGIVTSLTTKIFDIEHRDWAIETITFSGDKVEAVYQAANDYLLKNGTQPEGVINWSYWMNDATADPNNPVIVFYIIQEGVTTVDSKYTKPFHDIGPLSVVPDSGTYKDLATWTGIANSSIPCQKAGYSNPRFPIYLESYNPQAQKKIWDIFAPAIRGNSVFNNSMFQFEGYSTQGVYNTDSRSSAFAFRGEHLLVAPLINYLPGGADRDSQARALGTQLRDILHEASGRKDMRAYVNYAYGDETPEQLYGSEQWRQNRLRSLKQKYDPEGKFSFYAPIP